A part of Streptomyces sp. NBC_01451 genomic DNA contains:
- a CDS encoding DNRLRE domain-containing protein — MGLKGRRVFPASRGRDRTTGASLRRTALAVAAVLAAETALVSLGSGQAFAAVDSGSAKASSAAAVESVSSSADSTASALLMARLEGRRIEVLSQRAADSTTYALPSGELQTETFAGPVRVRQDGVWKDIDTSLSDTGAGLTPQATAADITVSDGGDTALASVSKGETSFGMGWQDKLPTPTVTDNTASYDLGDGQTLTVSALAQGFSQNVILDQAPDSPVSYRIPLHLDGLTLSQADSGHLLLKDSAGRLVAEAPAPMMWDSSRNESSGEPDHQARVTTKVETADDGAQTLVLTPDADFLADSDLTYPVTVDPTSTLAVTTDTWIQTPDYPDSQVSSQELKSGTYDAGADKARSYLKFDVSKFAGKHITDTNFALYSYWSSTCSREGAGTTVRRITSAWSSTSLTWDTRPSSTGTGAVNNLVPRGYSSDCSAAWSNWDIDTIVQAWADGATNYGLMVYGTDETDSTTWRRFRSANYTTSGYAPALTVTYNSYPAKPSSAAIAPSQVNAYNGYRYVTSLTPTLSAKVTDPDGSATKGQFEITADPAYADTTYSYTATSSSVSSGSAAKLTIPSASAFPSGAHLRYRVRAYDGTDYGSWTGYTTFVMNTGLPAAPTLTCDTYTENGWTAKADDAVSCTLDTASTDGAGYSWGLDDTSLPNRKLDTTNGTGGDAQTVSINPANGWHTLYARTVDSGGNLSTATTAYTFGVGADGAAILSPADGDTTARRLTLSAKGLTSYTGVTWQYRRGETDSWHTVPAVDVTASGAAVSAWPVAVTSGTATKLVWNTVNSLSEDGVIQLRAAFTDGTTTGYSQTTEVTLDRDAGNAPGAQVGPGEVNQLTGDYTLSATDASAFAASVDRTYSSRANSTNTEGQAQIFGPGWASSVDAVGTDFTQLRKTSATSVELLSADGSSVAFTATSSGWQPETGAGLLTLTGTLSGTSFTLTDTDANTTVFTKAATDAVTWTLASSATAVDDTAVTIASETVTVGNNTLARPKYVISPTGAVTAATCQATPATKGCRVLEYIYATATTATSSTLGDYAGQVTSVKLWATTPDASASTAETIASYTYNTAGQLRQVWDPRISPALKTEYTYGTDGRVATLTEPGELPWTFTYGTAGSALTSGTGMLLKASRPALAEGTASTTSGTAATTVVYDVPLSGTTAPYQMDATTVATWAQDEAPTDATAVFPADSVPASNTGSDLTATSYDRASITYINADGTETNRAGPGGAITTTEYDDYGNTVTELTAANRELALGTSSGAADELASLGLTDLSTADRAQLLSSVSGYSTDGERLTDEYGPLHEITLTEELTGTTADSTLAAGTAIPAHAHTAYTYDENKPTDAAVSNLVTSAVTGAAIPGYATDAETHTVTTTYDWSTGQELKTVGGDTTDIVATYDGAGRVATTRTAGSTGSDAAALNYSYYSASSTGTCASIEWDGLLCRTAPAATITGGGSNPANAVTTVYTYDRWGRPAVKTETSGSVTRTTTNTVDSTSRTTNTAVTGGIGTDTPATTYTYNTSNGQLASLTSNGQTVTYTYDSLGRRIGYSDGAGNTSTTAHDVLDRKVKTTDSAPSTVTYAYATTGDLKTVTDSVAGTFTGTYNADGALISETLPGSYTLTVATDPAGQETDRAYTAADGTTLLADSATYTVTGQQAGHTQTDGSTTRSDYTYDSAGRLTQASDTTSTGCTTRAYTFDVSSNRTALTATSDDCDTTTTDDDTTATTSYTHDSANRLVNSGYAYDAFGRTTTAGTRSLTYFTNDLVRTETVGTDRGTWALDAAGRLAVRSAQTQATDGTWSTTDTITNHYGDDGDRPVWTSADGTVGRSVQDLSGSLAAQTTASGGTVLQLANIHGDVIVQQSLDANEASTVQHYDEYGQQLDATTAATYGYLGAYARSTSGVSGLSYLGARAYDPTLGRFLQTDPVYGANANSYVYPGDPVGSYDLDGRKKARSCGFWCSLGVTLVGSLAAAACAPFAGPIICGAVGGGITGFARYWWTHHGGHGYTIKGAIKATLIGAAIGGFGGAAGKLIKKIGGKVFKGWGDRQAIKDWDKFKKALG; from the coding sequence CCGCGTGCGGCAGGACGGGGTGTGGAAGGACATCGACACGTCGCTGTCGGACACCGGGGCCGGTCTGACCCCGCAGGCCACGGCCGCCGACATCACCGTGTCGGACGGCGGGGACACGGCGCTGGCGTCGGTGTCGAAGGGGGAGACGTCCTTCGGAATGGGCTGGCAGGACAAACTGCCCACCCCGACGGTCACCGACAACACCGCCTCCTACGACCTGGGCGACGGCCAGACCCTGACGGTCAGCGCTCTCGCACAGGGCTTCTCCCAGAACGTCATCCTCGACCAGGCGCCGGACAGCCCGGTCTCCTACCGCATCCCGCTGCACCTGGACGGACTGACGCTGTCCCAGGCCGACTCCGGGCACCTGCTGCTGAAGGACTCCGCGGGCAGGCTGGTGGCCGAGGCCCCGGCCCCGATGATGTGGGACTCCAGCAGGAACGAATCCTCGGGTGAACCGGACCACCAGGCCCGGGTGACCACCAAGGTCGAGACCGCCGACGACGGCGCACAGACCCTGGTCCTGACCCCCGACGCGGACTTCCTCGCCGACTCCGATCTCACCTATCCGGTGACGGTGGACCCGACGTCCACCCTCGCGGTGACCACGGACACCTGGATCCAGACCCCGGACTACCCCGACTCCCAGGTCTCCTCGCAGGAGCTGAAGTCGGGCACCTACGACGCCGGCGCCGACAAGGCCCGCTCGTACCTGAAGTTCGACGTGTCGAAGTTCGCCGGCAAGCACATCACCGACACCAACTTCGCCCTCTACAGCTACTGGTCCTCGACCTGTTCCCGGGAGGGAGCGGGCACCACGGTCCGCCGTATCACCTCCGCCTGGTCCTCGACGTCCCTGACCTGGGACACCCGGCCCTCGTCCACCGGCACCGGCGCCGTCAACAACCTGGTGCCGCGCGGCTACTCCTCGGACTGCTCGGCCGCCTGGTCCAACTGGGACATCGACACCATCGTCCAGGCCTGGGCCGACGGCGCCACCAACTACGGCCTCATGGTCTATGGCACCGACGAGACCGACTCCACCACCTGGCGCCGCTTCCGCTCCGCGAACTACACGACCAGCGGCTACGCGCCGGCACTCACCGTCACCTACAACTCCTACCCCGCGAAGCCGAGTTCGGCGGCGATCGCGCCCTCGCAGGTCAACGCCTACAACGGCTACCGCTACGTCACCTCGCTCACCCCGACCCTCTCGGCGAAGGTCACCGACCCGGACGGCTCCGCCACCAAGGGCCAGTTCGAGATCACGGCGGACCCGGCGTACGCGGACACCACGTACTCCTACACCGCGACCAGCTCGTCGGTGTCCTCCGGCTCGGCGGCCAAGCTGACGATTCCGTCGGCGAGCGCATTCCCGTCCGGCGCCCACCTGCGCTACCGCGTCCGCGCCTACGACGGCACCGATTACGGCTCCTGGACCGGCTACACCACGTTCGTCATGAACACCGGCCTGCCCGCCGCACCGACCCTCACCTGTGACACGTACACGGAGAACGGCTGGACCGCGAAGGCCGACGACGCCGTGTCCTGCACCCTCGACACCGCCTCCACCGACGGCGCCGGATACTCCTGGGGCCTGGACGACACGTCCCTGCCGAACAGGAAGCTGGACACCACCAACGGCACCGGCGGTGACGCGCAGACCGTCAGCATCAACCCGGCCAACGGCTGGCACACGCTGTACGCGCGCACGGTCGACTCCGGCGGCAACCTCTCGACGGCAACCACCGCCTACACCTTCGGTGTCGGCGCCGACGGGGCCGCGATCCTCTCCCCGGCCGACGGTGACACCACCGCCCGCCGCCTGACCCTGTCCGCCAAGGGCCTCACCTCTTACACCGGGGTGACCTGGCAGTACCGGCGCGGTGAGACCGACTCCTGGCACACCGTGCCGGCCGTCGACGTCACCGCCTCCGGCGCGGCCGTCTCCGCCTGGCCGGTCGCCGTCACCAGCGGCACCGCCACCAAACTGGTCTGGAACACCGTCAACTCGCTGTCCGAGGACGGCGTGATCCAGCTGCGGGCCGCCTTCACCGACGGCACCACCACCGGCTACTCGCAGACCACCGAGGTCACCCTCGACCGCGACGCCGGGAACGCGCCGGGTGCCCAGGTCGGCCCGGGTGAGGTCAACCAGCTCACCGGTGACTACACCCTGTCCGCCACCGACGCCTCCGCCTTCGCCGCGAGCGTGGACCGGACGTACTCCTCGCGTGCCAACAGCACCAACACCGAGGGCCAGGCGCAGATCTTCGGCCCCGGCTGGGCCTCCTCGGTCGACGCCGTCGGCACCGACTTCACCCAGCTCCGCAAGACCTCCGCCACCTCGGTGGAACTGCTGTCCGCGGACGGCAGCTCGGTCGCCTTCACCGCCACCAGCAGCGGCTGGCAGCCCGAGACCGGCGCCGGGCTCCTGACCCTGACGGGCACCCTGTCCGGGACGTCCTTCACCCTCACCGACACCGACGCCAACACCACGGTGTTCACCAAGGCGGCGACCGACGCGGTCACCTGGACGCTCGCCTCCTCGGCGACGGCGGTCGACGACACAGCCGTCACCATCGCCTCGGAGACCGTCACGGTCGGCAACAACACGCTGGCCCGCCCGAAGTACGTGATCTCCCCCACCGGCGCGGTCACCGCGGCCACCTGCCAGGCCACCCCGGCCACCAAGGGCTGCCGCGTCCTGGAATACATCTACGCGACGGCCACCACCGCCACCTCCAGCACCCTCGGCGACTACGCGGGCCAGGTCACGTCGGTCAAACTGTGGGCCACCACCCCCGACGCCTCCGCCTCGACCGCCGAGACGATCGCCTCGTACACGTACAACACCGCCGGCCAGCTGCGCCAGGTGTGGGACCCCCGGATCAGCCCCGCGCTGAAGACGGAGTACACCTACGGCACCGACGGCCGCGTCGCCACCCTCACCGAACCCGGTGAACTCCCCTGGACGTTCACCTACGGCACGGCCGGCTCCGCCCTGACCTCGGGCACCGGCATGCTCCTCAAGGCGTCCCGTCCGGCACTCGCCGAAGGCACCGCGAGCACCACCTCCGGTACGGCGGCCACCACCGTCGTCTACGACGTCCCGCTCTCCGGCACCACCGCCCCCTACCAGATGGACGCCACCACTGTCGCAACCTGGGCCCAGGACGAGGCACCCACCGACGCCACCGCCGTCTTCCCGGCCGACAGCGTCCCCGCCTCCAACACCGGCAGCGACCTGACCGCCACCTCTTACGACCGCGCGAGCATCACCTACATCAACGCGGACGGCACGGAAACCAACCGGGCCGGACCCGGCGGCGCCATCACCACCACCGAGTACGACGACTACGGCAACACCGTCACCGAACTGACAGCCGCCAACCGGGAGTTGGCGCTCGGAACGTCCTCCGGCGCCGCCGACGAACTGGCCTCACTCGGCCTGACCGACCTGTCCACCGCCGACCGCGCCCAACTCCTGTCCAGCGTCTCGGGGTACTCGACGGACGGCGAACGCCTCACCGACGAGTACGGCCCCCTGCACGAGATCACCCTCACCGAGGAACTCACCGGCACCACCGCCGACTCCACCCTGGCCGCGGGCACAGCGATCCCGGCCCACGCCCACACGGCGTACACCTACGACGAGAACAAGCCCACCGACGCCGCCGTCTCCAACCTGGTCACCTCGGCCGTGACCGGCGCGGCTATCCCCGGCTACGCCACCGACGCCGAGACGCACACGGTCACCACCACGTACGACTGGTCCACCGGCCAGGAGCTGAAGACCGTGGGTGGCGACACCACGGACATCGTGGCGACGTACGACGGCGCCGGTCGCGTGGCCACCACCCGTACCGCGGGTTCCACCGGTTCGGACGCTGCGGCGCTCAACTACAGCTACTACAGTGCGAGTTCGACCGGCACCTGCGCGTCCATCGAGTGGGACGGGCTGCTCTGCAGGACCGCTCCTGCGGCCACGATCACCGGCGGTGGCAGCAACCCGGCCAACGCGGTCACCACGGTCTACACCTACGACCGCTGGGGCCGGCCTGCCGTCAAGACGGAGACCTCGGGCTCTGTGACCCGCACGACCACCAACACCGTGGACAGCACGAGCCGCACGACCAACACGGCGGTCACCGGAGGCATCGGCACGGACACGCCGGCCACCACGTACACGTACAACACGTCCAACGGGCAGCTCGCCTCACTGACCTCCAACGGTCAGACCGTCACCTACACCTACGACAGCCTCGGGCGCCGGATCGGCTACAGCGACGGCGCGGGCAACACCAGCACCACGGCGCACGATGTCCTCGACCGGAAGGTGAAGACCACCGATTCCGCGCCGTCGACCGTCACCTACGCCTACGCCACCACCGGTGACCTCAAGACGGTCACTGACTCGGTCGCGGGCACCTTCACCGGCACGTACAACGCAGACGGCGCACTCATCTCCGAGACCCTGCCCGGCAGTTACACCCTGACCGTCGCCACCGACCCGGCCGGCCAGGAGACCGACCGCGCCTACACGGCCGCGGACGGCACCACGCTCCTCGCCGACTCGGCCACGTACACGGTCACGGGCCAGCAGGCCGGCCACACCCAGACCGACGGCTCTACCACACGCTCCGACTACACCTACGACAGTGCAGGCCGCCTTACCCAGGCGAGCGACACCACGTCTACCGGCTGCACCACCCGCGCCTATACCTTCGACGTGAGTAGCAACCGCACTGCCCTGACAGCCACGTCGGACGACTGCGACACCACCACGACCGACGACGACACCACGGCCACCACGTCGTACACCCACGACAGCGCCAACCGCCTGGTGAACTCCGGCTACGCCTACGACGCGTTCGGCCGGACCACCACCGCCGGTACCCGGAGCCTGACGTACTTCACCAACGATCTGGTGCGTACGGAGACCGTCGGGACCGACCGCGGCACCTGGGCCCTCGACGCGGCCGGTCGCCTCGCCGTCCGGTCCGCCCAGACCCAGGCCACGGACGGCACCTGGAGCACGACCGATACCATCACCAACCACTACGGCGACGATGGTGACCGGCCGGTCTGGACCTCCGCCGATGGCACCGTCGGTCGCAGCGTCCAGGATCTCTCGGGTAGCCTCGCCGCCCAGACCACGGCCAGTGGCGGAACGGTCCTGCAACTCGCCAACATCCACGGCGACGTGATCGTCCAGCAGTCGCTGGACGCCAACGAGGCCAGCACGGTCCAGCACTACGACGAGTACGGGCAGCAACTCGACGCCACCACGGCGGCCACCTACGGGTACCTGGGCGCCTATGCCCGGTCCACCTCAGGTGTGAGCGGTCTCAGCTACCTGGGTGCCCGCGCTTACGACCCGACCCTCGGCCGGTTCCTCCAGACCGACCCGGTCTACGGCGCGAACGCCAACTCCTATGTCTACCCCGGCGACCCGGTCGGCTCGTACGACCTGGACGGCCGGAAGAAGGCGAGGAGCTGTGGCTTCTGGTGCAGCCTCGGCGTGACGCTCGTCGGGTCGCTCGCCGCGGCGGCGTGCGCGCCGTTTGCCGGACCCATCATCTGCGGCGCGGTCGGCGGCGGTATCACCGGCTTCGCCCGCTACTGGTGGACCCACCACGGCGGCCACGGCTACACCATCAAGGGCGCCATCAAGGCCACCCTCATCGGTGCCGCCATCGGCGGCTTCGGCGGGGCGGCCGGAAAGCTCATCAAGAAGATAGGCGGCAAGGTCTTCAAGGGCTGGGGCGACCGGCAGGCCATCAAGGACTGGGACAAGTTCAAGAAGGCCCTCGGCTAG